A window of the Miscanthus floridulus cultivar M001 chromosome 14, ASM1932011v1, whole genome shotgun sequence genome harbors these coding sequences:
- the LOC136503029 gene encoding glycine-rich cell wall structural protein 1.0-like: protein MLSARPAGAHGASRGRAGRGGGPPAGVAEGKRGRPGTRWPRGWATGGRGQGRAGPAGDALAVGVGHRRAWPGACEADRGRAGRGVGHRRGWPGGGGGARPPGEAGDDAASTTTALGGPGCCSGGAGQGGGRLRRRGDGAGAGYGGAVTGRGRGRGCGGAGDRRRREEGDAGRARARRKADWAVRGLCGLGLFRGPRSGLSAKCQQGQLYVAAMFVTGAMRRRHLPGMAFHSVPADVVN, encoded by the exons ATGCTCTCTGCACGGCCGGCAGGGGCGCACGGGGCCAGCCGGGGGCGCGCTGGCCGCGGGGGTGGGCCACCAGCGGGCGTGGCCGAGGGCAAGCGGGGCCGGCCGGGGACGCGCTGGCCGCGGGGGTGGGCCACCGGCGGGCGTGGCCAGGGGCGCGCGGGGCCGGCCGGGGACGCGCTGGCCGTGGGGGTGGGCCACCGGCGGGCGTGGCCGGGGGCGTGCGAGGCCGACCGGGGACGCGCTGGCCGCGGGGTGGGCCACCGGCGGGGGTGGCCggggggcggcggcggtgcccgACCACCGGGCGAGGCGGGGGACGACGCGgcctcgacgacgacggcgctcggCGGGCCAGgctgctgctccggcggcgcGGGACAGGGCGGGGGCCGCCTCCGGCGGCGCGGGGATGGGGCGGGGGCGGGCTACGGTGGCGCGGTgacggggcgggggcgggggagaggctgcggcggcgcgggggaCCGGCGGCGGCGAGAGGAAGGGGATGCGGGGCGCGCGCGGGCGAGAAGAAAGGCTGACTGGGCCGTGAGGGGCTTATGTGGACTGGGCCTTTtccgagggcccagatccgggctctcggcaaa atgtcaacaggggcaGCTCTATGTTGCGGCcatgttcgtcactggcgccatgcgcaggcgtcatctgccgggcatggcgttccactccgtcccggcTGACGTCGTGAACTGA
- the LOC136505880 gene encoding cell division control protein 45 homolog, whose protein sequence is MVRELRVDSFYARLRAAAAVAAGSSSPLLILPSAADADSLCAVRVLAHVLSADSIRFSIYPVSSAASASALLASFSASASTPLCLVLVNWGAHRDLRALLPPAATAFVVDSHRPAHLHNLCARNDRVVVLFTADDEHTADLSYDFDLSALADASDLAAGAHADDHLRGGPNSDSEDSDADEDDDAAGGGGRRKRRRLSDDDGDGPDADPVRLFDRLRREYYRLGTFHGKPSGCLMYDLAHAMRKNTNELLWLACVALTDQFVHDRITNERYQAAVMELEQHINGSGNLDPSGAGSVVTLKDGTKIRAPEASRIAYEDEPRLMLLREWSLFDSMLCSSYVATKLKTWSDNGLKKLKLLLARMGFPLADCQKNFQYMSMEVKRKMRDEFDRFLPEYGLTEFYYRSFLRVHGYRSKVSAADVVYGVTALLESLDAESKDAKGSSAAEQFWVAYSALSLSNADQLRKGMQSAIEIQRAILRQGSSAITRTGFIRSAKKFRWVKLDDPVDTNKLCHPQALTKFCFFLLDALKERGARMKPLICACLAKEPEKVLVVGVCGKPRLGAVQGNAFGNAFRSAAEEIGADYFHDMFESSWIVLDVVAVSSFMIRLTEKL, encoded by the coding sequence ATGGTGCGCGAGCTCCGCGTCGACTCCTTCTACGCGCGCCTCCGCGCCGCCGCGGCCGTGGCCGCGGGCTCCTCGTCCCCGCTCCTGATCCTCCCgtccgccgccgacgccgactcGCTGTGCGCGGTCAGGGTGCTGGCGCACGTCCTCTCCGCCGACTCCATCCGCTTCTCCATCTACCCcgtctcctccgccgcctccgccaGTGCGCTCCTCGCCTCcttctccgcctccgcctccaccccgctctgcctcgtcctcgtcaacTGGGGCGCGCACCGGGACCTGCGCGCGCTGCTTccccccgccgccaccgccttcgtCGTCGACTCACACCGCCCCGCCCACCTCCACAACCTCTGCGCGCGCAACGACCGCGTCGTCGTCCTCTTCACCGCCGACGATGAGCACACCGCGGATCTCTCCTACGACTTCGACCTCTCCGCGCTCGCCGACGCCTCCGACCTCGCCGCCGGCGCGCACGCCGACGACCACCTCCGTGGCGGTCCCAACTCCGACTCGGAGGATTCGGACGCCGATGAGGATGAtgacgccgccggcggcggcggcaggaggaAGAGGCGCCGCCtctccgacgacgacggcgacggcccTGACGCGGACCCCGTGAGGCTCTTCGACAGGCTGCGCCGCGAGTACTACCGCCTCGGCACCTTCCACGGCAAGCCGTCGGGGTGCCTCATGTACGACCTCGCCCACGCGATGCGGAAGAACACCAACGAGCTCCTCTGGCTCGCCTGCGTCGCCCTCACCGACCAGTTCGTCCACGACCGCATCACCAACGAGCGCTACCAGGCCGCTGTCATGGAGCTCGAGCAGCACATCAACGGCTCCGGCAACCTCGACCCGTCCGGCGCCGGCTCCGTCGTCACGCTCAAGGACGGCACCAAGATCCGGGCGCCGGAGGCCTCGCGCATCGCCTACGAGGACGAGCCCAGGCTCATGCTGCTAAGGGAGTGGAGCTTGTTCGACTCCATGCTCTGCTCCTCCTACGTCGCCACCAAGCTCAAGACCTGGAGCGACAATGGGCTCAAGAAGCTCAAGCTGCTGCTCGCCAGGATGGGCTTCCCGCTCGCCGACTGCCAGAAGAACTTCCAGTACATGAGCATGGAGGTCAAGCGCAAGATGCGGGATGAGTTTGACCGCTTCCTGCCCGAGTATGGCCTCACCGAGTTTTACTACCGGAGCTTCTTGAGAGTGCATGGCTACAGGTCCAAAGTTTCTGCTGCAGATGTTGTGTATGGTGTCACAGCGTTGCTTGAATCACTGGATGCTGAGTCCAAGGATGCAAAGGGGTCTTCAGCGGCTGAGCAGTTTTGGGTTGCTTACTCTGCATTGTCACTGAGCAATGCTGACCAGTTGCGAAAAGGGATGCAATCTGCAATTGAGATACAGAGGGCGATATTGAGACAAGGAAGCTCGGCGATTACTAGGACAGGGTTTATACGGAGTGCCAAGAAGTTCCGGTGGGTGAAGCTTGATGACCCTGTGGACACTAACAAGCTTTGCCATCCGCAGGCACTTACCAAGTTCTGCTTCTTTCTGCTGGATGCTCTAAAGGAAAGGGGAGCAAGGATGAAGCCACTAATCTGTGCATGCTTAGCAAAGGAGCCTGAGAAGGTGCTAGTTGTCGGGGTATGTGGGAAGCCAAGGCTTGGGGCTGTCCAGGGGAATGCGTTTGGTAACGCTTTCAGGTCTGCAGCAGAGGAGATTGGTGCGGACTATTTCCATGACATGTTTGAGTCATCATGGATTGTTCTCGATGTTGTTGCTGTCAGTTCTTTCATGATTCGATTGACGGAGAAGCTATGA